The DNA sequence TACATCCAGGCCAGGGCAAATATCGAAAAGGTCTCTTCGTTTTATGAAACGAAGCCCTTGGACGACTCAGACCAGCCCGAGTATCTCAACATGGCCTGCCGGATACGGACGACCGACGGCCCAAGGGAGCTGCTTGAGTTCCTGAAATGGGTCGAAAGGCGAATGGGCCGCACCTCCCTAGAAAAAAACGCCCCGAGGCCCATTGACATAGATTTGCTAATGTACGACGACATGATCGCGGATGAAAGCGATTTGCGCCTTCCCCATCCCGGGATGCTTGAGAGGGCCTTTACGCTCATTCCGCTGGCCGAGATAGCTCCAGACTACATACATCCGACCGCAAAAAAGGCCCTTGGCGAGCTGGCGGGACAGCTTGATTCCTCCTCGGTAAAAAAGGTCGAAAGGAGCCTGAAATTTAAGCTTGAAAGCGACATCCAGGGAGGGCGTCCATCCATAAACGTGAGCCTGTCTCGGGTAGGCATCACCGACTTAAAGCGCGTGATAAGGCTAGGGGTCAAGGGAAAGGCTGCGCTTTTTTACGCTACGCTTGATTTCTTTGCCTACCTTGATCCCTTCAAGGCGGGCGTTCACATGTCAAGGTTCACTGACGTGCTCGAGGGCATGATAGAAGAAATCTCGCTCGAGCCTTCCCCCGACATAGAAAGCCTTGCCGAAAGGCTGGCCCTGCAGGTCGTGCGATCCCAGAGGGCAAAGAAGGCCGAGGTGTGGATAAAGGCGCGCTACCCCATGGAAAGGGTCACCCCCATATCGGCGAAAAAGACAGAGGAGCTCTATACCTTCGTGGGAATCGCCTCAACCGACGGACAAAGGTCTCGACGCATCATCGGGGTGGAAGCGGAGGGCATGACGGCCTGTCCCTGCGCACAGGACATGATGAGCTCTCATGCAAGGATGCTCCTTCAGGAGGCAGGCTACGACCCGGACGAGGCTGCCAAGATCGTGAGCTTGATTCCCATGCCCACCCACAACCAGCGGGCAAGGGGCACGCTTTTGGTGGGATCCGATATGTCGGTTAGGGCGGAACACCTGGTGCATATAATAGAGGCCTCCATGAGCTCGGAGACCTACGAGCTGCTGAAGAGGCCCGACGAGTTCTTCGTGGTCAACAAGGCGCATCAAAACGCGAGGTTCGCCGAGGACGTGGTAAGGCAGATGCTCTTTAACTTGGTCGAGGTTTATCCGGACCTTCCGAATGAGTCCTTCGTGCTTGCCAGGGAAGAAAGCCTTGAAAGCATACACCGTCACAACGCCTTCGCCGAAAGAAGCGGACTGCTTGGCGACATCAGGGCGGAAATTCGCGGGCAGGCCGAAAGCCATCGGCCAAACATCACCATGGAAGAATGGCTGAGCCTGTAAATGTCTAAGACCTTGTTTGTGACGGGCAAGCTCGCCCGCGAGGCCTTGCAAAATATTTTAAAGAAGATGGAGCTTTCCTTTTCCTATGAGGTTGCAGTCCTGCCCATCTCCGTGGCGGCGCTCATGAACGTAACGTGGGTGGCATCGAAGCTGAAGGACGCAAGGGGAGCAGACACGGTGATCCTGCCCGGCTTATGCCAGGGAGACGAAGAGCTTCTATCCAAGGCTTTAGGCGTCAAGGTAATAAAGGGGCCCAAGGACCTAAAGGACCTGCCGGGATTTTTCGGCCTTGCAGCACACCAGACCAGGGTCGGCCCAAACGTTCAGATACTGGCGGAGATCGTAGACGCACACAGGTTGAGCTTGGAGGAGATCGCAGAGAAGGCTGCAGGCTACAAGGCAAAGGGGGCCTCGATCATCGACCTGGGTGGCCCCGTCAGGGGCGCGATCCCAAATGTCAGCGAGATCGTGACGATGCTAAAGGGCCTTGGATACAGGGTGAGCCTCGATACCTTTGACGAGGAAACGGCCTTGAAGGCCGACAAAGCGGGCATCGACCTTTACTTGAGCGTCAACGGCTCAAACATGGACCTTGCGGACAAGATGTCATGTCCCGTCGTCGTAATACCCGACTTTGAGGACAAAAGCATCGATTCGCTGGTAAGAAACGCGACAAGGCTAAAGGAGATGGGGAAGCGCTACATCGCAGATCCTGTCCTTGACCCGCTGCCCTTTGGCCTTTCAAGGTCCATATACCGCTTCGTTGAGTACAGGAGTCGTTTTCCGGAAGACGAGATGCTAATGGGCACAGGAAACTTGACCGAGCTCACCGAGGCCGACTCAACGGGCATAAACGCCCTGCTTTTGGGGATATGCAGCGAGCTAAACGTCAATTACGTGCTCACGACGGAAGTGGTAAGCTGGGCGCGGGGGGCGGTTCGCGAAGCTTACATAGCAAGCGCGCTGAACGAAAGCGCCAAGCAGTCGGGAATGTTACCCAAGGGCTTCGGGTTTGGCTTGGTTACGGTAAGGGACATGCCCTTTGAAAGCTACAGCGAAGAGGAGATAGCAAACATACACAGACATGTGACGGACAAAAACTTTAGGATCTTCGTGATAGGCGACTGCATATACATATTTAACAATTCGGTATTTTTAAGGGGCAAAGATGCAGGCGAGCTTTTCGGTGAGCTGAACGTCACGGATCCCGGGCATGCCTTCTACCTGGGCCGCGAGCTCGAAAGGGCTTCGCTGGCCGCCAAGCTGGGGAAAAAATACGTGCAGGAGCGCCCCTTGAACTGGGGCTATCTGTCGAGCGATGATATATGAGGTCATAGTTTCAACATTAAACTCCGAGGGCTTGCCAAACTGGGCTCCCATGGGCTTGATCGAGCAGCAGGGCAGCTACTTTTTGCACGTCTTTAAGGGCAGCCATACCTACGAGAACCTAATGTCACGGGGAGAGTTTGTGGCAAACGCAACGGACGACATCTTGGCCTTTTGCCTAAGTGCATTGGGCGAACCCACACTCGATTGCGTGCCTGCCAAAAGAGTGGCCGGCTACGTATATGCAGAGGCCTGCTCGTGGATGGAGTTTGAGGCCGTCGCAACTGAAGAAGACGATCTTGCCGGGCGATTTAGCTGCCGCCTCCTTTACAGCGACGTAAGGCGTTCGTATAGGGGCTATAATAGGGCTAAAGGGTCGATCATGGAGCTTTTGATAGCGGCGACGCGATATCGGCTTTACGACCGCCAATTTTTTAACGGGCTTATATTGAACGCCAAGGCTTTAGTCGAAAGGACGGGCGGAGAGAGGGAAGCGCAAGCCCTCGCATTTGTGGAAGGCTATCTTGAGGAGGTATTCGATGAAGGTCGTTCACGTTGAGGTCGGCGCCAGGCTGCACTTCGGCTTTCTTGACTTAAACGGAAGCCTTGGAAGGATGTTTGGCGGGATCGGTATGGGTATAGACGAACCCAAGGTTTCCCTTGACGTCTGCAGGAGCGACACCCTGCAGGCTAAAGGGCCAGACTTTGAGAGGGCGCTTGAGTATGCTCAAAGGTTTTTGGACCACTTCGACATCAAGGATAGAGCTTTCATAAATATCGCCTCTGCCGTGCCTTCACACGTGGGGCTCGGCTCGGGCACCCGCATGGCATTGGCCGTGGGCAAGGCCTTGGCCGTCCTTTTTGGCATTGACCTGTCGATAAAGGAGCTTGCCGTTGTCATGGGCAGAAGCAGGCGGTCAAGCGTCGGTGCGGTGACCTTTGAAAGAGGCGGCTTCGTCCTGGACGGGGGTCACAAAAAGGGACCGAAAGGCAACTTTCCGCCCTTGCTCTTTCACGCCCTGCTTCCGACGGAGTGGACCTTCGTTGTTGCCGTACCGATGTCGCTTAAAGGGGCAAGCGGACCGGAGGAAGAGCAAAAGTTTAAGGCCCTAAGCATACACGAGGAGCTTTCGTCAAAGGTGTGCAGGTTGACCTTGATGAAGTTGCTGCCCTCCATCGTCGAGCGGGATGTAGCAGCCTTTGGAGAGGCCATAACGGAGATTCAGGATTTGGTGGGAAGCTGTTTTTCTTCCCTTCAGGGAGGCAAGTTTCACTCGGCCCTGTCTCAAAGGATCGCCTGCCTGATGAAGGGCGAAGGCGCCTTAGGCATAGGACAAAGCTCGTGGGGGCCTGCCGTCTACGGCATCACGGCCGACCCGGAGAAAGCGCAAGCCGTCTGCGGCAGGTTAAAGGACGGATTTGGCGAAGAAACGCTGATCTTTACGGCATCCTGTGCCCAGGACGGGGCAAACGTCTGCGTTAGAGAGGACTGATTTTATTTGATCTATAACGGCGTTGAAATAGAAGACACTTACGCTGAGGCCTTTTCCATGTGGGGAAGCCGAATCGTCGTCACGGCGGATACACGGGAGTGGGTCATGACTGCAGCCGCCTCCGCCACGGGGTTTGCCACTTCCGTGATAGGCTGCGGATGCGAGGCCGGCGTAGAATCCGAGCTCGACGAGTCTCAAACCCCCGACGGCAGGCCAGGGGCAAGCATCCTCATCTTCGGCGTTTCAAGGTCCGGCCTGGAATCTCAGCTCATCTCAAGGGTTGGGCAATCCATAATGACGTGTCCTACCACGGCCTGCTATAACGGCTTAGATGACGGAGAGCAGGTAGACGTGGGCGGAAAGCTTAAGTTCTTCGGGGATTCATATCAGACAAGCAAGATGCTCGGCAATAGGCGATTTTGGAGGATACCCGTCATGGACGGGGAATTTCTGGTGGAGCAGAAGTTTTGCATAAAAAAGGGCGTCGGCGGGGGAAACTTGCTGATCATTTCAAAGGACGTCAAAAGCGGCCTCGAGGCTGCCCAAAGGGCGGTAGGCGCAATGAAAAAGGTCCCTGGCGCCATAATGCCATTTCCCGGCGGGGTCGTTCGAAGCGGAAGCAAGGTCGGCTCAACCTACCGCTTTCTCAGCGCCTCTACCAACACCCCCTATTGTCCCACGCTGAAAAGGCTAGTTAAGACGTCGCTACCCGAGGAGGCCAACGCAGTGTACGAGATAGTCATAGACGGCTTAGACGAGCGCTCCGTCAGGGACGCCATGGGACGCGGGCTTTTGGCTGCTTGTTCCTGCGATATTTTGTCGGTGACGGCGGGAAACTACGGCGGAAACCTGGGACAGTACAAGTTTCACCTGCTTGAAATTTTAAAGAACATGTGATGGGTGGTCGATCATGAAAAGCTTAAGGTTTTTGAGGAAAGTATCTATAAGGGTCCGCATGTGCCTGTTTTTGGCGACAATGCTGGCCCTTGAGTGCGCGGTCGGGTTCATGCACTATAATGCAGTAAAGTCATTTGACGTCCCGATGATGCTTTTGGCCCTGTGCGTTCTCGTCACGCTTATCGGGGGGCTTGCCGTGACGGCATCCATCACCGCTCCCATAAACGAATTTCGGGCTTTCATGAAAAAGCTAAAGGAGACGTTGGACTTTACGCTTGAATACGATGTATGGTCCGACGACGAGATGGCCGAGGTCGGAAAGGTCACCTACCAATTTTTGGATCACGTACAGGAGCTGATCGGCTTCATATCAAAATCATCGGCCGAGGTGGAAGGCCTCTCAAAGACCGTGCTTTCC is a window from the Acetomicrobium flavidum genome containing:
- the mptA gene encoding GTP cyclohydrolase MptA, giving the protein MSNEDHIAYILLGANLGDRQSNILQALQYIQARANIEKVSSFYETKPLDDSDQPEYLNMACRIRTTDGPRELLEFLKWVERRMGRTSLEKNAPRPIDIDLLMYDDMIADESDLRLPHPGMLERAFTLIPLAEIAPDYIHPTAKKALGELAGQLDSSSVKKVERSLKFKLESDIQGGRPSINVSLSRVGITDLKRVIRLGVKGKAALFYATLDFFAYLDPFKAGVHMSRFTDVLEGMIEEISLEPSPDIESLAERLALQVVRSQRAKKAEVWIKARYPMERVTPISAKKTEELYTFVGIASTDGQRSRRIIGVEAEGMTACPCAQDMMSSHARMLLQEAGYDPDEAAKIVSLIPMPTHNQRARGTLLVGSDMSVRAEHLVHIIEASMSSETYELLKRPDEFFVVNKAHQNARFAEDVVRQMLFNLVEVYPDLPNESFVLAREESLESIHRHNAFAERSGLLGDIRAEIRGQAESHRPNITMEEWLSL
- a CDS encoding DUF6513 domain-containing protein — its product is MSKTLFVTGKLAREALQNILKKMELSFSYEVAVLPISVAALMNVTWVASKLKDARGADTVILPGLCQGDEELLSKALGVKVIKGPKDLKDLPGFFGLAAHQTRVGPNVQILAEIVDAHRLSLEEIAEKAAGYKAKGASIIDLGGPVRGAIPNVSEIVTMLKGLGYRVSLDTFDEETALKADKAGIDLYLSVNGSNMDLADKMSCPVVVIPDFEDKSIDSLVRNATRLKEMGKRYIADPVLDPLPFGLSRSIYRFVEYRSRFPEDEMLMGTGNLTELTEADSTGINALLLGICSELNVNYVLTTEVVSWARGAVREAYIASALNESAKQSGMLPKGFGFGLVTVRDMPFESYSEEEIANIHRHVTDKNFRIFVIGDCIYIFNNSVFLRGKDAGELFGELNVTDPGHAFYLGRELERASLAAKLGKKYVQERPLNWGYLSSDDI
- a CDS encoding DUF447 domain-containing protein, with the protein product MIYEVIVSTLNSEGLPNWAPMGLIEQQGSYFLHVFKGSHTYENLMSRGEFVANATDDILAFCLSALGEPTLDCVPAKRVAGYVYAEACSWMEFEAVATEEDDLAGRFSCRLLYSDVRRSYRGYNRAKGSIMELLIAATRYRLYDRQFFNGLILNAKALVERTGGEREAQALAFVEGYLEEVFDEGRSR
- a CDS encoding beta-ribofuranosylaminobenzene 5'-phosphate synthase family protein, which produces MKVVHVEVGARLHFGFLDLNGSLGRMFGGIGMGIDEPKVSLDVCRSDTLQAKGPDFERALEYAQRFLDHFDIKDRAFINIASAVPSHVGLGSGTRMALAVGKALAVLFGIDLSIKELAVVMGRSRRSSVGAVTFERGGFVLDGGHKKGPKGNFPPLLFHALLPTEWTFVVAVPMSLKGASGPEEEQKFKALSIHEELSSKVCRLTLMKLLPSIVERDVAAFGEAITEIQDLVGSCFSSLQGGKFHSALSQRIACLMKGEGALGIGQSSWGPAVYGITADPEKAQAVCGRLKDGFGEETLIFTASCAQDGANVCVRED
- the fhcD gene encoding formylmethanofuran--tetrahydromethanopterin N-formyltransferase produces the protein MIYNGVEIEDTYAEAFSMWGSRIVVTADTREWVMTAAASATGFATSVIGCGCEAGVESELDESQTPDGRPGASILIFGVSRSGLESQLISRVGQSIMTCPTTACYNGLDDGEQVDVGGKLKFFGDSYQTSKMLGNRRFWRIPVMDGEFLVEQKFCIKKGVGGGNLLIISKDVKSGLEAAQRAVGAMKKVPGAIMPFPGGVVRSGSKVGSTYRFLSASTNTPYCPTLKRLVKTSLPEEANAVYEIVIDGLDERSVRDAMGRGLLAACSCDILSVTAGNYGGNLGQYKFHLLEILKNM